A region from the Halobacillus mangrovi genome encodes:
- a CDS encoding Cof-type HAD-IIB family hydrolase, which translates to MNKQHLIALDLDGTLLTDDKVISTETKETVLKAMDQGHIVVIATGRPHRASIDFYHELGLETPMVNFNGALIHHPKDHHWDAIHSPLSIRTAHKIIHTCQELGVKNILAEVKDKVYLDQHDEEIMSIFQTKNDPITVGRLQSNLKEDPTSILIHPEEEKIKKLRQELDTHASLIDHRKWGAPWHVIEIVRSGMNKAVGLDKIARYFHIPQNRIIAFGDEDNDFEMIDYAGVGVAMGNAINELKGIANHVTLTNEEDGIGEFLTEYLKLNKKAM; encoded by the coding sequence ATGAACAAACAACACTTAATTGCATTAGATCTAGATGGGACACTTCTTACTGACGATAAAGTCATCAGTACAGAGACGAAAGAAACAGTTCTTAAAGCAATGGATCAAGGCCATATCGTTGTGATCGCTACTGGCCGGCCACACCGTGCAAGCATTGATTTCTATCATGAACTTGGACTGGAGACACCAATGGTTAACTTCAATGGTGCATTAATTCACCATCCAAAAGACCATCATTGGGACGCAATTCATTCTCCCCTTTCTATCCGAACGGCACACAAAATTATTCATACATGCCAAGAACTTGGTGTGAAAAATATTCTTGCTGAAGTAAAAGATAAAGTTTACCTTGATCAACATGACGAAGAAATTATGAGCATTTTTCAAACAAAGAATGATCCGATTACAGTCGGTCGACTGCAGTCGAACTTGAAAGAAGATCCAACATCGATTTTGATTCACCCTGAAGAGGAAAAAATTAAAAAGCTCCGTCAAGAATTGGATACGCATGCTTCCTTGATTGATCATAGAAAATGGGGAGCCCCATGGCACGTCATTGAAATTGTCCGCTCCGGAATGAATAAAGCCGTAGGTCTGGACAAAATCGCTCGTTATTTTCATATTCCCCAAAACAGAATTATCGCCTTTGGTGATGAAGACAATGATTTCGAAATGATCGATTATGCTGGTGTAGGGGTAGCAATGGGTAACGCGATTAACGAATTGAAGGGCATTGCCAACCATGTAACTCTTACGAATGAAGAGGACGGAATCGGAGAGTTCTTAACTGAATATTTGAAGTTAAATAAAAAAGCCATGTAA
- a CDS encoding DUF3813 domain-containing protein, with translation MARNLFENAREAVNRFTQNRDGRQPSQEDMQAAKQAIQSAYSECSQEEKQQLQQLEQQLENHHQSMR, from the coding sequence ATGGCTAGAAACCTTTTTGAAAATGCACGAGAAGCGGTCAACCGTTTCACCCAAAACCGTGATGGACGTCAACCATCCCAAGAGGATATGCAAGCGGCGAAACAAGCGATTCAATCTGCATATAGCGAATGTTCTCAAGAAGAGAAACAACAGCTACAGCAGTTAGAACAACAGCTTGAAAACCATCACCAAAGCATGCGATAA
- a CDS encoding HAD family hydrolase, with protein sequence MLDQAKALIFDLDGTLYEDTNHFVYYANLLKKKLKEENRPLFETDYKSIRNREHPLAIGKVYNRTHDAIISVDPFTNLAIRVETWSGDQWPERKVWKHFPDPLIYDFIDHIAIGDGWWLPFSAAMHYGVTSEDARECYVATKDYMGSDEFQLTETKGLKTSLLLWKKTKPLILVTNSEGYDVDRILKAIDLEGIFKEIVSNAEKPVRTEDIFQQVLHNYRLKPEEIVSIGDNFMNEIAPALEMGMKGIYIQSNDLPFSHPNLKVIKSLEELCTK encoded by the coding sequence ATGCTGGATCAGGCGAAAGCGTTAATTTTTGATTTAGACGGGACGTTATATGAAGATACAAACCACTTCGTTTATTATGCAAATCTTTTAAAGAAGAAGTTGAAAGAAGAAAACAGACCATTGTTTGAAACGGATTATAAATCTATTCGTAATAGGGAACACCCTCTTGCCATTGGAAAGGTCTATAATAGAACGCATGATGCAATCATCTCCGTTGATCCGTTTACTAACCTTGCTATTCGTGTTGAAACATGGAGCGGAGATCAGTGGCCTGAAAGGAAAGTATGGAAACACTTTCCAGACCCATTGATTTACGATTTTATTGACCATATTGCTATAGGGGATGGGTGGTGGCTGCCTTTTTCAGCTGCCATGCACTATGGAGTAACTTCTGAGGACGCACGTGAATGTTATGTGGCAACAAAAGACTACATGGGGTCGGATGAGTTTCAGTTGACAGAGACAAAAGGATTGAAAACCTCCCTTTTACTATGGAAAAAAACTAAGCCCCTTATTTTGGTGACAAACAGTGAAGGTTATGATGTAGATCGGATATTAAAAGCTATAGATCTTGAAGGGATTTTCAAAGAAATTGTATCAAATGCGGAAAAACCTGTTCGTACGGAAGACATCTTTCAACAGGTCTTACATAATTATCGATTAAAGCCAGAGGAGATCGTTTCTATCGGGGACAATTTCATGAATGAAATTGCTCCAGCTTTAGAAATGGGGATGAAAGGAATCTATATACAATCGAATGATTTACCTTTCTCACACCCAAACTTGAAGGTCATTAAAAGTCTTGAAGAACTATGTACAAAATAA
- a CDS encoding DUF2785 domain-containing protein produces MESRLIDVLQPIKDNDYQLPENQSLQELTTMMLQRIGSVHPILRDDLIHSIFTTFIERGHYSHEQLKNILQSILNKNYLFYRIGTSKREEDAVFKRSFSVLLIPPIIVKHRKSPFLKEEEIHRVWENLKKYMKQESDHRGYVEGKGWAHAMAHAADALYHVAACEEITESQIKEILPIIKDQFLIDHPYLFDEEERMVTAVMMMFKKISPADRIEWLETLLYYRESWNDPKEDIIINNSKHFLRALYFRMLEGDHRELRQVLENLLRELRKQEAY; encoded by the coding sequence ATGGAGTCTCGACTAATCGACGTGTTACAACCGATTAAGGACAACGACTATCAGTTGCCCGAGAATCAAAGTTTACAAGAATTAACAACAATGATGCTACAGAGAATCGGGTCGGTGCATCCTATATTAAGAGATGATTTGATCCACTCGATTTTCACAACTTTCATAGAGCGAGGCCATTATAGCCACGAGCAGCTTAAAAATATATTACAATCCATTTTAAATAAAAACTACTTATTTTATCGGATCGGAACTTCTAAAAGGGAAGAGGATGCAGTATTTAAACGCAGCTTCTCTGTATTGTTGATTCCGCCTATTATAGTAAAACATCGAAAATCCCCATTTTTAAAAGAAGAGGAGATCCACAGGGTTTGGGAAAACTTGAAAAAGTATATGAAACAGGAGTCTGACCACAGAGGGTATGTGGAAGGAAAAGGTTGGGCTCATGCCATGGCTCACGCTGCAGATGCGTTATACCATGTAGCAGCTTGTGAGGAGATTACTGAAAGTCAGATTAAGGAAATACTGCCGATCATTAAAGATCAGTTTTTGATTGATCACCCTTATTTGTTTGATGAAGAAGAGCGCATGGTGACAGCGGTCATGATGATGTTCAAAAAAATCAGTCCGGCTGATCGAATTGAATGGCTTGAGACTTTACTTTATTACCGAGAAAGCTGGAATGACCCTAAAGAGGATATTATCATCAATAACAGTAAGCACTTTTTAAGAGCGCTTTATTTCAGAATGTTAGAAGGTGACCATAGAGAGCTTCGTCAGGTTTTAGAAAATTTGCTGAGGGAACTTAGAAAACAAGAAGCCTATTAA
- a CDS encoding NifU N-terminal domain-containing protein, producing the protein MAIQVQETPNPNARKFTTDSMIFEGDGSVSVMPGQTSEHKIMNDLMELDEVDNVFGFQNFITVNKLPNADWDTLTPKVEGVLTEYGY; encoded by the coding sequence ATGGCAATTCAAGTACAAGAAACCCCAAACCCGAATGCACGTAAGTTTACTACAGACTCTATGATCTTTGAAGGTGACGGCAGTGTATCAGTCATGCCAGGCCAAACGAGTGAACATAAAATCATGAACGATCTTATGGAATTAGATGAAGTCGATAATGTTTTTGGTTTTCAAAACTTTATCACTGTCAACAAACTTCCTAATGCTGATTGGGACACGCTGACACCAAAAGTAGAAGGCGTACTTACTGAATACGGTTATTAA
- a CDS encoding BsuPI-related putative proteinase inhibitor: MKNLWIIMVGIMILALAACGSNSETKEANGEENTEQNEAAEEPEIDMESLISQLKMDATVETTEDTAKFDFSLENTGEEPLIIGFTSSQQYEVKVKNAEGESVYTFSADKMFTQELTTEEIPAGESLSATETWTGIEAKGNYEATITFLVDSINDQSLEATPYQVTQSFTIEDRPEKEDTNDKSKTYGNGEAFRNVKVSGENGSYMVKGEARVFEGTFMYSVEDGHMVQVEPTSVQVEKGAPEWSEFELEINVPEDLLPDYGTLTLVLFEESANDGKPTHVNNIPLEQFPSE; encoded by the coding sequence ATGAAGAACCTGTGGATCATTATGGTGGGAATCATGATCCTGGCTTTAGCGGCTTGTGGATCAAATTCAGAAACGAAGGAAGCGAACGGAGAAGAAAATACGGAACAAAATGAAGCTGCAGAGGAGCCGGAAATCGATATGGAATCATTGATCAGCCAGCTGAAAATGGACGCAACGGTTGAGACGACAGAGGATACGGCGAAGTTTGATTTTTCCTTAGAAAATACTGGGGAGGAGCCTTTAATTATAGGCTTTACCTCAAGTCAGCAATATGAAGTGAAAGTTAAGAACGCAGAAGGGGAAAGTGTGTACACGTTCTCTGCTGATAAAATGTTCACGCAGGAGTTGACGACGGAAGAAATCCCAGCAGGTGAATCCTTATCCGCAACGGAAACGTGGACAGGCATTGAAGCGAAAGGTAATTACGAGGCAACGATTACTTTTTTGGTCGATTCCATTAACGATCAATCATTAGAAGCGACACCTTACCAAGTGACCCAGTCATTTACGATCGAAGACCGTCCTGAGAAAGAGGATACAAATGATAAGAGTAAAACATATGGAAATGGTGAAGCATTTAGGAATGTGAAGGTCTCCGGTGAAAATGGCTCCTACATGGTCAAAGGCGAAGCTCGAGTGTTTGAAGGTACTTTTATGTATAGCGTTGAAGACGGCCACATGGTTCAAGTTGAGCCTACGTCAGTACAAGTGGAAAAAGGGGCGCCAGAATGGTCTGAATTTGAACTGGAAATCAATGTTCCTGAAGATCTATTACCTGATTATGGAACATTGACGCTTGTATTGTTTGAAGAAAGCGCAAATGATGGCAAGCCAACACATGTAAACAATATTCCATTAGAGCAATTTCCTAGTGAATAA
- a CDS encoding YitT family protein — MFTFEMKRIFIVLLGAVLNAMSLNLFLIEANVYASGFTGTAQLLTSIFTDFLGVPGISTGLILFILNIPVAILGWYKVGKGFTIYSAVSVAFTTLFLELIPVEQLSSDIILNAVFGGVLGGLGVGITLKWGASTGGLDIIAMILSRMKDRPIGIYFLFINSAIIAIAGFLYEPENALYTLLTLYVTTRVIDAIHTRHEKLTAMIITTKAADLEKAIHAQMVRGITTLPARGAFTQQDKNMLVMVITRYELYDLQHIIHEVDPHAFTNIVQTTGIFGFFRKDDQ; from the coding sequence GTGTTTACATTTGAAATGAAACGAATATTCATCGTGCTTTTAGGAGCCGTTTTAAATGCAATGTCCTTGAATCTATTCCTCATAGAAGCAAACGTCTATGCGAGTGGGTTCACAGGGACTGCACAGTTACTTACTAGTATTTTTACAGATTTTTTAGGTGTACCTGGCATAAGTACAGGTCTGATTTTATTTATACTTAATATACCCGTAGCCATTTTAGGATGGTATAAAGTTGGGAAAGGGTTCACGATATACAGTGCTGTATCGGTTGCATTCACAACCCTTTTTCTAGAGCTTATTCCTGTAGAGCAGCTATCTTCTGATATCATCTTAAACGCTGTCTTTGGCGGTGTGCTTGGCGGATTAGGGGTCGGGATCACACTGAAGTGGGGTGCTTCAACAGGCGGACTGGATATCATAGCGATGATCCTGTCACGGATGAAGGACCGCCCAATCGGAATCTATTTCTTGTTCATCAATAGTGCGATCATCGCCATTGCCGGATTTTTATACGAACCAGAGAACGCCCTTTATACATTGTTGACGCTTTACGTAACAACACGCGTCATTGATGCTATTCATACGCGTCATGAGAAACTGACAGCCATGATCATTACAACAAAAGCGGCGGACTTGGAAAAAGCGATCCATGCCCAGATGGTTCGTGGAATTACAACACTTCCAGCCAGGGGAGCGTTCACGCAGCAGGATAAGAATATGCTTGTGATGGTTATTACTCGATATGAATTGTATGATCTGCAGCATATCATTCATGAAGTCGATCCACATGCCTTTACAAATATCGTTCAAACCACAGGAATTTTCGGTTTCTTCAGAAAAGATGACCAATAG